A single genomic interval of Cucumis sativus cultivar 9930 chromosome 5, Cucumber_9930_V3, whole genome shotgun sequence harbors:
- the LOC101212338 gene encoding binding partner of ACD11 1 — protein MYNGGYTAEVTSLSPKATENDVYDFFSHCGTVEHVEILRSGDYACTAYVTFRDAFALETAILLSGAEILDQCVFISRWGAYIDESDSWNSPAQMTNDNTSLMATKIMHSVHTPGEAVTMAQQVVKTMLSKGYVLTKDALVKAKAFDDSCQVSATAAAKVYELSNRIGLTETINSGMETVKYIDEKFHVSDITRSAAAVTGTAAVVAVTVTGKAAMAAGNAVINSSYFSKGALWVSDMLSRAAKAAAEAGKSISK, from the exons ATGTACAATGGGGGCTATACTGCTGAAGTTACAAGTTTGTCACCGAAAGCCACAGAGAATGATGTTTATGACTTTTTCTCTCATTGTGGCACGGTCGAGCACGTAGAAATCCTCAG ATCAGGCGATTATGCATGTACTGCTTACGTGACCTTTCGAGATGCTTTTGCTCTGGAAACTGCTATATTACTTAGT GGAGCTGAAATCCTTGATCAATGTGTGTTCATATCCCGGTGGGGAGCATACATAGATGAATCAGACAGTTGGAACAGCCCTGCGCAAATGACCAACGACAATACAAGCTTAATG GCGACCAAAATAATGCATTCTGTTCACACACCAGGGGAAGCTGTTACCATGGCTCAACAAGTCGTAAAAACAATGCTATCAAAGGGATATGTGTTAACCAAAGATGCTCTTGTAAAGGCTAAAGCTTTTGATGACTCTTGTCAAGTCTCAGCTACTGCAGCAGCAAAAGTTTATGAGCTTAGCAATAGGATTGGACTCACTGAGACAATTAATTCTGGCATGGAAACCGTTAAGTACATCGACGAGAAGTTTCACGTTTCCGATATCACTAGATCCGCTGCAGCAGTAACTGGAACAGCAGCTGTGGTGGCGGTGACTGTGACAGGGAAAGCAGCAATGGCAGCAGGGAATGCTGTTATAAACAGCAGCTACTTTTCTAAGGGCGCACTTTGGGTTTCGGATATGTTGAGCCGTGCTGCTAAGGCTGCAGCTGAAGCAGGTAAGAGTATCagtaaatga
- the LOC101216345 gene encoding uncharacterized protein At3g28850, protein MGCATSKPKRRCPHCRNSLTQRTNSLHAHRSPPRHSDGYHLVAFSSSNLGSLKLENIHFDNKIYTVDDVDESQSKNEASMALIEAKTWSNLINDRIPKIAPKTPIMTPPGEPETINVWEVMEGLDDISPFRPTCRPRSFSFDVSAIPVCDSSEQGNSNLKEVNHSSTSSKPFWLQPSELDPEVISSFSKSFENPFDLRPLEDESPVEKLAGNTTEGKNRDKIVVYFTSLRGVRKTYEDCCEVRMILKSMGARVDERDVSMDSGFKQELKELLGEGMNRGGLPRVFAGKKYIGGAEEIKRLHEDGELEKILEGCERAAEEGVGGDGGGSCECCGDVRFVPCERCSGSCKIYYEEEEEREEEDEEEEEEEGGFQRCPDCNENGLIRCPICCC, encoded by the exons atgGGTTGTGCTACCTCTAAGCCAAAACGCCGATGCCCCCATTGCCGGAATTCCCTCACTCAACGAACCAACTCCCTCCACGCTCACCGATCCCCGCCCCGCCACTCCGATGGCTACCACCTCGTTGCCTTTTCCTCCTCCAATCTCGGCTCTCTCAAGCTCGAAAACATTCACTTCGATAACAAAATCTACACCGTTGATGATGTTGATGAATCTCAATCTAAGAATGAAGCTTCGATGGCCTTAATTGAAGCTAAAACTTGGTCTAATTTGATCAATGACAGAATTCCCAAAATTGCCCCCAAAACTCCGATCATGACGCCGCCCGGCGAACCCGAGACTATTAATGTTTGGGAAGTCATGGAAGGTCTTGACGATATTAGTCCCTTCCGTCCGACGTGTCGTCCCCGGAGCTTCTCCTTCGATGTCAGTGCAATTCCGGTATGCGATTCCTCAGAACAGGggaattcaaatttgaaagaagtTAACCATTCCTCCACTTCCTCTAAACCATTCTGGCTTCAACCATCGG AGTTGGACCCTGAAGTGATTTCTTCGTTCAGTAAATCCTTTGAGAACCCATTTGATCTCCGGCCACTGGAGGACGAATCACCGGTTGAGAAGCTCGCTGGAAATACGACAGAAGGGAAAAACAGAGACAAAATTGTAGTGTACTTCACGAGCCTGAGAGGGGTTCGAAAGACATACGAGGATTGTTGTGAAGTAAGGATGATTCTGAAATCAATGGGAGCCCGAGTGGACGAACGGGACGTGTCGATGGATTCCGGGTTCAAACAGGAATTGAAGGAGCTGCTAGGAGAAGGGATGAACCGTGGGGGATTGCCAAGAGTGTTCGCGGGAAAAAAGTACATTGGTGGGGCAGAGGAAATTAAGAGACTTCACGAAGATGGAGAGCTGGAGAAGATTTTGGAAGGGTGTGAGAGAGCGGCGGAGGAAGGTGTGGGAGGAGACGGGGGAGGGAGTTGTGAATGTTGTGGAGATGTGAGGTTTGTTCCATGTGAGAGATGTAGTGGAAGCTGCAAAATTTACtatgaagaagaggaagagagagaggaagaagatgaagaagaagaagaagaagaagggggaTTTCAGCGATGTCCGGATTGCAATGAAAATGGGTTAATTCGATGTCCGATTTGTTGTTGTTAG